From the Rhinolophus sinicus isolate RSC01 linkage group LG02, ASM3656204v1, whole genome shotgun sequence genome, one window contains:
- the CRACD gene encoding capping protein-inhibiting regulator of actin dynamics isoform X4 — MKKADSGEAGLEDLLLTSPMDTAAQQDVLRSDTEHKSSDTPSSPRPLNLPGTRSEMEEKVAPVKPSRPKRHFSSAGTIESVNLDAIPLAIARLDNSAAKHKLSVKPKNQRVSKKHRRLAGDRPNEHGGIAHQLSLDQNGHPGEDKPIWHEEEPEPLDSEEEKRRQEEYWRELEAKCKRQKAEAAERRRLEEQRLQALERRLWEENRRQEFLEEEGEEEEGEEREVQLEAGKREGEEWRQRLGEPGGHGQEQREQEERSRLGAEEQKCPEEEAEQAERLAQQQELEAQSRQEAAKQRQEEEERELEELRRREDLEAQRQQEAEKQQLEEEERRLQEQRRQEEEEKRMKELRRQEELEEQRQREEEEEAKRRQELRKKQEEMEAQRQQEAEKEPQEAPRLEGESQLELDDQRGVRSLLQTDLAEKLEQEHLKPEEPSVCEKQSPEAEPSGEQQGKQGDFLGEERYAHQEKREERNVPLPQKQEMQVGETLAPVERKEAAPPEKDRKLEELRWQEVDERQTMPRPYTFQVSSGGKQILFPKVNLSPVTAVKDAGLASAPHEPTAPKASPAAHALPSSLSIPHTAILVTGAQLCGPAVNLSQIKDTACKSLLGLSEEKKHVDVPALENPPRAAIDPRAGSGKARPHQESPSSVAALAEWASIRSRILKNAERDQSQPGDEHTPRGRCDSRGNLRRTPPVNAKFSIMPAWQKFSDGGTETSKQNTEAESIRKRPMLGASEETAPPLLAADSNEHRKGAEKLEVHQGPTDTTEGCKFAKDLPSFLVPSLPYPPQKVAAHAEPMTTSDGETTSGTGKPDSVMPGGEEKASPFGIKLRRTNYSLRFHSDQQTEQKKKKRHSSTGDSSDGGPPAPGSTDGENEAEAVALKHGPSAPPERKQAPSTWKDSAESPSSHSPAAQPGPPPASSQTPAPEHDKAANRMPSAQKPALAPKPTGQTPPSSPLCKLSKPSLVELLARRPGRPDPEPSEPCGDPTLHSPPPPAEERKAQRRDEEEEVGTDRKPASPALFAAQQEKSSQAPEAGRKEKPVLQSRHSLDGSKAVEKVETTQPLWITLALQKQKGFREQQATREERKQAREAKQAEKLSRENVSVSPQPGSSSVSRAGSLHKSTVQPEEKKLETTVSRLERREQLKKANTLPTSVTVEISDSAPPAPQVKEVTKRFSSPDAAPVSTEPAWLALAKRKAKAWSDCPQIIK, encoded by the exons ATGAAGAAGGCAGACAGTGGAGAGGCTGGCTTAGAAGACCTGTTGCTGACCAGTCCCATGGACACTGCGGCTCAGCAGGACGTCCTCCGCTCAGATACCGAGCACAAA TCTAGTGATACGCCAAGTTCTCCAAGGCCTCTGAATCTGCCTGGAACCAGAAGTGAGATGGAAGAGAAG GTGGCTCCAGTTAAACCATCTCGGCCAAAAAGGCACTTCTCTTCTGCTGGCACCATCGAAAGTGTCAACCTAGATGCCATCCCCCTGGCCATCGCCCGCCTGGACAACAGTGCCGCCAAGCACAAACTGTCCGTTAAGCCAAAAAACCAGAGGGTGTCAAAGAAGCACAGGCGACTTGCCGGG GATCGACCAAATGAACACGGTGGCATTGCACATCAGCTGTCCCTGGACCAGAATGGACACCCTGGAGAAGACAAGCCAATTTGGCATGAAGAGGAGCCAGAGCCACTGGACTCCGAGGAGGAGAAGAGACGCCAAGAAGAATACTGGCGAGAACTTGAGGCCAAGTGCAAACGGCAGAAGGCAGAGGCAGCCGAGAGGAGACGCCTGGAAGAGCAGAGGCTCCAGGCCCTGGAGAGGAGGCTTTGGGAAGAGAACAGAAGGCAAGAGTtcttggaggaggaaggagaggaagaggagggagaagagagggaagtaCAGCtagaggcaggaaagagggagggcgaagaatggaggcagagactgggagAGCCAGGTGGCCACGGCCAAGAGCAGAGGGAGCAAGAGGAAAGAAGTCGCCTGGGGGCCGAAGAGCAGAAGTGCCCAGAGGAAGAGGCTGAGCAAGCAGAGAGACTCGCACAGCAGCAAGAGCTGGAGGCGCAGAGCAGGCAGGAGGCCGCGAAGCAGcggcaggaagaagaggaaagagagttgGAAGAGCTCAGAAGACGGGAGGACCTGGAAGCACAGAGGCAGCAGGAGGCCGAGAAGCAGCagctggaggaagaagagaggcgGCTGCAGGAGCAGAGGcggcaggaggaagaagagaaacgGATGAAGGAGCTCAGAAGGCAGGAGGAGTTGGAGGAGCAGAGAcagcgggaggaggaggaggaggcaaagAGAAGGCAAGAGCTGAGAAAAAAGCAGGAGGAAATGGAGGCGCAGAGACAGCAGGAAGCGGAAAAGGAGCCTCAGGAAGCCCCGAGACTGGAAGGGGAGAGTCAGCTGGAGCTGGATGACCAAAGGGGCGTAAGGAGCCTGCTTCAGACTGACCTTGCAGAGAAGCTGGAACAAGAACACCTGAAACCTGAGGAACCAAGTGTTTGCGAGAAGCAGAGCCCAGAGGCTGAGCCATCAGGGGAGCAGCAGGGAAAGCAGGGTGACTTTCTGGGGGAAGAGCGTTATGCAcatcaggaaaagagagaagaacgTAACGTACCACTTCCCCAGAAACAAGAGATGCAAGTGGGAGAGACGCTGGCTCCAGTGGAGAGGAAAGAAGCTGCCCctccagagaaagacagaaagctgGAAGAACTCAGGTGGCAGGAAGTGGATGAGCGGCAGACCATGCCCAGACCCTATACTTTCCAGGTGTCGTCAGGAGGGAAACAaattctcttccccaaagtcaaccTGAGCCCAGTAACAGCTGTGAAAGATGCAGGACTAGCCTCTGCTCCCCATGAGCCAACGGCCCCCAAGGCCAGCCCCGCCGCCCAcgccctgccctcctccctgagCATCCCCCACACGGCCATTCTGGTCACGGGAGCACAGCTCTGTGGCCCAGCCGTCAACCTGAGCCAGATCAAGGACACAGCGTGCAAGTCTCTCCTGGGTTtgtcagaagaaaaaaagcacGTGGATGTCCCCGCCCTAGAGAACCCACCCCGAGCTGCCATCGACCCCCGGGCAGGCAGCGGGAAGGCCAGGCCCCACCAGGAGTCTCCAAGCAGCGTGGCTGCCCTGGCCGAATGGGCTTCCATTCGGTCCAGAATCCTGAAGAATGCGGAGAGAGACCAGTCTCAGCCTGGAGATGAGCATACGCCCAGGGGCCGATGTGATTCCCGAGGGAACCTCCGCAGGACCCCACCAGTAAATGCAAAGTTCTCTATTATGCCCGCCTGGCAGAAATTCTCTGATGGGGGCACAGAGACCTCCAAACAGAACACAGAAGCTGAAAGCATTAGAAAAAGACCCATGCTGGGTGCCAGCGAAGAGACAGCACCCCCGCTCCTGGCTGCTGACAGTAATGAGCACCGGAAGGGCGCAGAGAAACTGGAGGTACACCAGGGGCCAACAGATACCACCGAGGGATGCAAATTTGCCAAAGAccttccatctttccttgttCCAAGCCTTCCTTATCCTCCGCAGAAAGTGGCAGCCCATGCAGAACCCATGACCACTTCAGACGGTGAGACCACCAGTGGTACAGGAAAGCCAGACTCCGTGATGCCAGGTGGGGAAGAAAAAGCCTCACCTTTTGGAATAAAGTTGAGAAGGACCAACTACTCCTTGCGCTTCCACAGTGACCAACagacagaacagaaaaagaagaaaaggcacaGCAGCACAGGCGACAGTTCTGACGGGGGGCCGCCTGCACCAGGGAGCACAGATGGAGAGAACGAGGCAGAGGCTGTGGCCCTCAAGCATGGCCCGTCCGCCCCCCCAGAGAGGAAACAAGCCCCATCCACCTGGAAGGACTCTGCTGAAAGCCCTTCCAGCCACTCTCCTGCAGCCCAGCCTGGGCCCCCACCTGCCAGCAGCCAGACCCCAGCTCCAGAGCATGACAAAGCAGCAAACAGAATGCCATCGGCACAGAAACCAGCCCTGGCGCCCAAGCCCACCGGTCAGACCCCGCCGTCCTCCCCACTCTGCAAACTGAGCAAGCCCTCCCTGGTAGAGCTGCTGGCTCGCCGGCCGGGGAGGCCTGATCCGGAGCCCAGCGAGCCTTGTGGTGACCCCACGCTGCACTCACCACCACCACCGGCTGAGGAGAGGAAGGCTCAGAGGagggatgaggaggaagaggtgggaaCAGACAGGAAACCTGCTTCCCCAGCTCTGTTTGCTGCCCAGCAAGAGAAGTCTTCCCAAGCACCCGAGGCCGGGAGGAAAG AAAAGCCGGTGCTTCAGAGCAGACACTCTTTAGATGGCTCCAAAGCTGTGGAGAAAGTGGAAACCACGCAGCCACTGTGGATAACGTTAGCACTGCAAAAGCAGAAGGGCTTTCGCGAGCAGCAAGCTACTCGAGAGGAGAGGAAGCAAGCCAGGGAGGCCAAACAGGCAGAAAAGCTCTCCAGGGAGAAC GTCAGTGTCAGCCCACAGCCTGGAAGCAGCAGTGTCAGCAGAGCTGGTTCCCTGCACAAATCCACTGTGCAGCCAGAAGAGAAGAAGCTGGAGACGACAGTGTCCAGGCTGGAGCGCAGAGAACAGCTGAAAAAGGCCAACACTCTTCCTACATCTGTGACAG TGGAGATCTCTGATTCGGCTCCCCCAGCGCCACAGGTGAAAGAAGTCACAAAGAGGTTTTCTTCCCCAGACGCTGCCCCCGTGTCAACAGAACCAGCCTGGCTGGCTTTGGCCAAAAGGAAAGCCAAGGCCTGGAGCGACTGTCCACAGATTATTAAGTAA
- the CRACD gene encoding capping protein-inhibiting regulator of actin dynamics isoform X1: protein MGTRALSHDSIFIPDGGAESEQTVQAMSQDNILGKVKTLQRQLSKNIKFGQPPPTVIPMKKADSGEAGLEDLLLTSPMDTAAQQDVLRSDTEHKSSDTPSSPRPLNLPGTRSEMEEKVAPVKPSRPKRHFSSAGTIESVNLDAIPLAIARLDNSAAKHKLSVKPKNQRVSKKHRRLAGDRPNEHGGIAHQLSLDQNGHPGEDKPIWHEEEPEPLDSEEEKRRQEEYWRELEAKCKRQKAEAAERRRLEEQRLQALERRLWEENRRQEFLEEEGEEEEGEEREVQLEAGKREGEEWRQRLGEPGGHGQEQREQEERSRLGAEEQKCPEEEAEQAERLAQQQELEAQSRQEAAKQRQEEEERELEELRRREDLEAQRQQEAEKQQLEEEERRLQEQRRQEEEEKRMKELRRQEELEEQRQREEEEEAKRRQELRKKQEEMEAQRQQEAEKEPQEAPRLEGESQLELDDQRGVRSLLQTDLAEKLEQEHLKPEEPSVCEKQSPEAEPSGEQQGKQGDFLGEERYAHQEKREERNVPLPQKQEMQVGETLAPVERKEAAPPEKDRKLEELRWQEVDERQTMPRPYTFQVSSGGKQILFPKVNLSPVTAVKDAGLASAPHEPTAPKASPAAHALPSSLSIPHTAILVTGAQLCGPAVNLSQIKDTACKSLLGLSEEKKHVDVPALENPPRAAIDPRAGSGKARPHQESPSSVAALAEWASIRSRILKNAERDQSQPGDEHTPRGRCDSRGNLRRTPPVNAKFSIMPAWQKFSDGGTETSKQNTEAESIRKRPMLGASEETAPPLLAADSNEHRKGAEKLEVHQGPTDTTEGCKFAKDLPSFLVPSLPYPPQKVAAHAEPMTTSDGETTSGTGKPDSVMPGGEEKASPFGIKLRRTNYSLRFHSDQQTEQKKKKRHSSTGDSSDGGPPAPGSTDGENEAEAVALKHGPSAPPERKQAPSTWKDSAESPSSHSPAAQPGPPPASSQTPAPEHDKAANRMPSAQKPALAPKPTGQTPPSSPLCKLSKPSLVELLARRPGRPDPEPSEPCGDPTLHSPPPPAEERKAQRRDEEEEVGTDRKPASPALFAAQQEKSSQAPEAGRKEKPVLQSRHSLDGSKAVEKVETTQPLWITLALQKQKGFREQQATREERKQAREAKQAEKLSRENVSVSPQPGSSSVSRAGSLHKSTVQPEEKKLETTVSRLERREQLKKANTLPTSVTVEISDSAPPAPQVKEVTKRFSSPDAAPVSTEPAWLALAKRKAKAWSDCPQIIK from the exons CGACAGTTGAGCAAGAACATCAAGTTTGGGCAGCCACCACCCACTGTCATTCCTATGAAGAAGGCAGACAGTGGAGAGGCTGGCTTAGAAGACCTGTTGCTGACCAGTCCCATGGACACTGCGGCTCAGCAGGACGTCCTCCGCTCAGATACCGAGCACAAA TCTAGTGATACGCCAAGTTCTCCAAGGCCTCTGAATCTGCCTGGAACCAGAAGTGAGATGGAAGAGAAG GTGGCTCCAGTTAAACCATCTCGGCCAAAAAGGCACTTCTCTTCTGCTGGCACCATCGAAAGTGTCAACCTAGATGCCATCCCCCTGGCCATCGCCCGCCTGGACAACAGTGCCGCCAAGCACAAACTGTCCGTTAAGCCAAAAAACCAGAGGGTGTCAAAGAAGCACAGGCGACTTGCCGGG GATCGACCAAATGAACACGGTGGCATTGCACATCAGCTGTCCCTGGACCAGAATGGACACCCTGGAGAAGACAAGCCAATTTGGCATGAAGAGGAGCCAGAGCCACTGGACTCCGAGGAGGAGAAGAGACGCCAAGAAGAATACTGGCGAGAACTTGAGGCCAAGTGCAAACGGCAGAAGGCAGAGGCAGCCGAGAGGAGACGCCTGGAAGAGCAGAGGCTCCAGGCCCTGGAGAGGAGGCTTTGGGAAGAGAACAGAAGGCAAGAGTtcttggaggaggaaggagaggaagaggagggagaagagagggaagtaCAGCtagaggcaggaaagagggagggcgaagaatggaggcagagactgggagAGCCAGGTGGCCACGGCCAAGAGCAGAGGGAGCAAGAGGAAAGAAGTCGCCTGGGGGCCGAAGAGCAGAAGTGCCCAGAGGAAGAGGCTGAGCAAGCAGAGAGACTCGCACAGCAGCAAGAGCTGGAGGCGCAGAGCAGGCAGGAGGCCGCGAAGCAGcggcaggaagaagaggaaagagagttgGAAGAGCTCAGAAGACGGGAGGACCTGGAAGCACAGAGGCAGCAGGAGGCCGAGAAGCAGCagctggaggaagaagagaggcgGCTGCAGGAGCAGAGGcggcaggaggaagaagagaaacgGATGAAGGAGCTCAGAAGGCAGGAGGAGTTGGAGGAGCAGAGAcagcgggaggaggaggaggaggcaaagAGAAGGCAAGAGCTGAGAAAAAAGCAGGAGGAAATGGAGGCGCAGAGACAGCAGGAAGCGGAAAAGGAGCCTCAGGAAGCCCCGAGACTGGAAGGGGAGAGTCAGCTGGAGCTGGATGACCAAAGGGGCGTAAGGAGCCTGCTTCAGACTGACCTTGCAGAGAAGCTGGAACAAGAACACCTGAAACCTGAGGAACCAAGTGTTTGCGAGAAGCAGAGCCCAGAGGCTGAGCCATCAGGGGAGCAGCAGGGAAAGCAGGGTGACTTTCTGGGGGAAGAGCGTTATGCAcatcaggaaaagagagaagaacgTAACGTACCACTTCCCCAGAAACAAGAGATGCAAGTGGGAGAGACGCTGGCTCCAGTGGAGAGGAAAGAAGCTGCCCctccagagaaagacagaaagctgGAAGAACTCAGGTGGCAGGAAGTGGATGAGCGGCAGACCATGCCCAGACCCTATACTTTCCAGGTGTCGTCAGGAGGGAAACAaattctcttccccaaagtcaaccTGAGCCCAGTAACAGCTGTGAAAGATGCAGGACTAGCCTCTGCTCCCCATGAGCCAACGGCCCCCAAGGCCAGCCCCGCCGCCCAcgccctgccctcctccctgagCATCCCCCACACGGCCATTCTGGTCACGGGAGCACAGCTCTGTGGCCCAGCCGTCAACCTGAGCCAGATCAAGGACACAGCGTGCAAGTCTCTCCTGGGTTtgtcagaagaaaaaaagcacGTGGATGTCCCCGCCCTAGAGAACCCACCCCGAGCTGCCATCGACCCCCGGGCAGGCAGCGGGAAGGCCAGGCCCCACCAGGAGTCTCCAAGCAGCGTGGCTGCCCTGGCCGAATGGGCTTCCATTCGGTCCAGAATCCTGAAGAATGCGGAGAGAGACCAGTCTCAGCCTGGAGATGAGCATACGCCCAGGGGCCGATGTGATTCCCGAGGGAACCTCCGCAGGACCCCACCAGTAAATGCAAAGTTCTCTATTATGCCCGCCTGGCAGAAATTCTCTGATGGGGGCACAGAGACCTCCAAACAGAACACAGAAGCTGAAAGCATTAGAAAAAGACCCATGCTGGGTGCCAGCGAAGAGACAGCACCCCCGCTCCTGGCTGCTGACAGTAATGAGCACCGGAAGGGCGCAGAGAAACTGGAGGTACACCAGGGGCCAACAGATACCACCGAGGGATGCAAATTTGCCAAAGAccttccatctttccttgttCCAAGCCTTCCTTATCCTCCGCAGAAAGTGGCAGCCCATGCAGAACCCATGACCACTTCAGACGGTGAGACCACCAGTGGTACAGGAAAGCCAGACTCCGTGATGCCAGGTGGGGAAGAAAAAGCCTCACCTTTTGGAATAAAGTTGAGAAGGACCAACTACTCCTTGCGCTTCCACAGTGACCAACagacagaacagaaaaagaagaaaaggcacaGCAGCACAGGCGACAGTTCTGACGGGGGGCCGCCTGCACCAGGGAGCACAGATGGAGAGAACGAGGCAGAGGCTGTGGCCCTCAAGCATGGCCCGTCCGCCCCCCCAGAGAGGAAACAAGCCCCATCCACCTGGAAGGACTCTGCTGAAAGCCCTTCCAGCCACTCTCCTGCAGCCCAGCCTGGGCCCCCACCTGCCAGCAGCCAGACCCCAGCTCCAGAGCATGACAAAGCAGCAAACAGAATGCCATCGGCACAGAAACCAGCCCTGGCGCCCAAGCCCACCGGTCAGACCCCGCCGTCCTCCCCACTCTGCAAACTGAGCAAGCCCTCCCTGGTAGAGCTGCTGGCTCGCCGGCCGGGGAGGCCTGATCCGGAGCCCAGCGAGCCTTGTGGTGACCCCACGCTGCACTCACCACCACCACCGGCTGAGGAGAGGAAGGCTCAGAGGagggatgaggaggaagaggtgggaaCAGACAGGAAACCTGCTTCCCCAGCTCTGTTTGCTGCCCAGCAAGAGAAGTCTTCCCAAGCACCCGAGGCCGGGAGGAAAG AAAAGCCGGTGCTTCAGAGCAGACACTCTTTAGATGGCTCCAAAGCTGTGGAGAAAGTGGAAACCACGCAGCCACTGTGGATAACGTTAGCACTGCAAAAGCAGAAGGGCTTTCGCGAGCAGCAAGCTACTCGAGAGGAGAGGAAGCAAGCCAGGGAGGCCAAACAGGCAGAAAAGCTCTCCAGGGAGAAC GTCAGTGTCAGCCCACAGCCTGGAAGCAGCAGTGTCAGCAGAGCTGGTTCCCTGCACAAATCCACTGTGCAGCCAGAAGAGAAGAAGCTGGAGACGACAGTGTCCAGGCTGGAGCGCAGAGAACAGCTGAAAAAGGCCAACACTCTTCCTACATCTGTGACAG TGGAGATCTCTGATTCGGCTCCCCCAGCGCCACAGGTGAAAGAAGTCACAAAGAGGTTTTCTTCCCCAGACGCTGCCCCCGTGTCAACAGAACCAGCCTGGCTGGCTTTGGCCAAAAGGAAAGCCAAGGCCTGGAGCGACTGTCCACAGATTATTAAGTAA
- the CRACD gene encoding capping protein-inhibiting regulator of actin dynamics isoform X2: MTVFLSLMGEQKVSRQFKQCHRTTSWAKSKLFSRLSSMFLRQLSKNIKFGQPPPTVIPMKKADSGEAGLEDLLLTSPMDTAAQQDVLRSDTEHKSSDTPSSPRPLNLPGTRSEMEEKVAPVKPSRPKRHFSSAGTIESVNLDAIPLAIARLDNSAAKHKLSVKPKNQRVSKKHRRLAGDRPNEHGGIAHQLSLDQNGHPGEDKPIWHEEEPEPLDSEEEKRRQEEYWRELEAKCKRQKAEAAERRRLEEQRLQALERRLWEENRRQEFLEEEGEEEEGEEREVQLEAGKREGEEWRQRLGEPGGHGQEQREQEERSRLGAEEQKCPEEEAEQAERLAQQQELEAQSRQEAAKQRQEEEERELEELRRREDLEAQRQQEAEKQQLEEEERRLQEQRRQEEEEKRMKELRRQEELEEQRQREEEEEAKRRQELRKKQEEMEAQRQQEAEKEPQEAPRLEGESQLELDDQRGVRSLLQTDLAEKLEQEHLKPEEPSVCEKQSPEAEPSGEQQGKQGDFLGEERYAHQEKREERNVPLPQKQEMQVGETLAPVERKEAAPPEKDRKLEELRWQEVDERQTMPRPYTFQVSSGGKQILFPKVNLSPVTAVKDAGLASAPHEPTAPKASPAAHALPSSLSIPHTAILVTGAQLCGPAVNLSQIKDTACKSLLGLSEEKKHVDVPALENPPRAAIDPRAGSGKARPHQESPSSVAALAEWASIRSRILKNAERDQSQPGDEHTPRGRCDSRGNLRRTPPVNAKFSIMPAWQKFSDGGTETSKQNTEAESIRKRPMLGASEETAPPLLAADSNEHRKGAEKLEVHQGPTDTTEGCKFAKDLPSFLVPSLPYPPQKVAAHAEPMTTSDGETTSGTGKPDSVMPGGEEKASPFGIKLRRTNYSLRFHSDQQTEQKKKKRHSSTGDSSDGGPPAPGSTDGENEAEAVALKHGPSAPPERKQAPSTWKDSAESPSSHSPAAQPGPPPASSQTPAPEHDKAANRMPSAQKPALAPKPTGQTPPSSPLCKLSKPSLVELLARRPGRPDPEPSEPCGDPTLHSPPPPAEERKAQRRDEEEEVGTDRKPASPALFAAQQEKSSQAPEAGRKEKPVLQSRHSLDGSKAVEKVETTQPLWITLALQKQKGFREQQATREERKQAREAKQAEKLSRENVSVSPQPGSSSVSRAGSLHKSTVQPEEKKLETTVSRLERREQLKKANTLPTSVTVEISDSAPPAPQVKEVTKRFSSPDAAPVSTEPAWLALAKRKAKAWSDCPQIIK, translated from the exons CGACAGTTGAGCAAGAACATCAAGTTTGGGCAGCCACCACCCACTGTCATTCCTATGAAGAAGGCAGACAGTGGAGAGGCTGGCTTAGAAGACCTGTTGCTGACCAGTCCCATGGACACTGCGGCTCAGCAGGACGTCCTCCGCTCAGATACCGAGCACAAA TCTAGTGATACGCCAAGTTCTCCAAGGCCTCTGAATCTGCCTGGAACCAGAAGTGAGATGGAAGAGAAG GTGGCTCCAGTTAAACCATCTCGGCCAAAAAGGCACTTCTCTTCTGCTGGCACCATCGAAAGTGTCAACCTAGATGCCATCCCCCTGGCCATCGCCCGCCTGGACAACAGTGCCGCCAAGCACAAACTGTCCGTTAAGCCAAAAAACCAGAGGGTGTCAAAGAAGCACAGGCGACTTGCCGGG GATCGACCAAATGAACACGGTGGCATTGCACATCAGCTGTCCCTGGACCAGAATGGACACCCTGGAGAAGACAAGCCAATTTGGCATGAAGAGGAGCCAGAGCCACTGGACTCCGAGGAGGAGAAGAGACGCCAAGAAGAATACTGGCGAGAACTTGAGGCCAAGTGCAAACGGCAGAAGGCAGAGGCAGCCGAGAGGAGACGCCTGGAAGAGCAGAGGCTCCAGGCCCTGGAGAGGAGGCTTTGGGAAGAGAACAGAAGGCAAGAGTtcttggaggaggaaggagaggaagaggagggagaagagagggaagtaCAGCtagaggcaggaaagagggagggcgaagaatggaggcagagactgggagAGCCAGGTGGCCACGGCCAAGAGCAGAGGGAGCAAGAGGAAAGAAGTCGCCTGGGGGCCGAAGAGCAGAAGTGCCCAGAGGAAGAGGCTGAGCAAGCAGAGAGACTCGCACAGCAGCAAGAGCTGGAGGCGCAGAGCAGGCAGGAGGCCGCGAAGCAGcggcaggaagaagaggaaagagagttgGAAGAGCTCAGAAGACGGGAGGACCTGGAAGCACAGAGGCAGCAGGAGGCCGAGAAGCAGCagctggaggaagaagagaggcgGCTGCAGGAGCAGAGGcggcaggaggaagaagagaaacgGATGAAGGAGCTCAGAAGGCAGGAGGAGTTGGAGGAGCAGAGAcagcgggaggaggaggaggaggcaaagAGAAGGCAAGAGCTGAGAAAAAAGCAGGAGGAAATGGAGGCGCAGAGACAGCAGGAAGCGGAAAAGGAGCCTCAGGAAGCCCCGAGACTGGAAGGGGAGAGTCAGCTGGAGCTGGATGACCAAAGGGGCGTAAGGAGCCTGCTTCAGACTGACCTTGCAGAGAAGCTGGAACAAGAACACCTGAAACCTGAGGAACCAAGTGTTTGCGAGAAGCAGAGCCCAGAGGCTGAGCCATCAGGGGAGCAGCAGGGAAAGCAGGGTGACTTTCTGGGGGAAGAGCGTTATGCAcatcaggaaaagagagaagaacgTAACGTACCACTTCCCCAGAAACAAGAGATGCAAGTGGGAGAGACGCTGGCTCCAGTGGAGAGGAAAGAAGCTGCCCctccagagaaagacagaaagctgGAAGAACTCAGGTGGCAGGAAGTGGATGAGCGGCAGACCATGCCCAGACCCTATACTTTCCAGGTGTCGTCAGGAGGGAAACAaattctcttccccaaagtcaaccTGAGCCCAGTAACAGCTGTGAAAGATGCAGGACTAGCCTCTGCTCCCCATGAGCCAACGGCCCCCAAGGCCAGCCCCGCCGCCCAcgccctgccctcctccctgagCATCCCCCACACGGCCATTCTGGTCACGGGAGCACAGCTCTGTGGCCCAGCCGTCAACCTGAGCCAGATCAAGGACACAGCGTGCAAGTCTCTCCTGGGTTtgtcagaagaaaaaaagcacGTGGATGTCCCCGCCCTAGAGAACCCACCCCGAGCTGCCATCGACCCCCGGGCAGGCAGCGGGAAGGCCAGGCCCCACCAGGAGTCTCCAAGCAGCGTGGCTGCCCTGGCCGAATGGGCTTCCATTCGGTCCAGAATCCTGAAGAATGCGGAGAGAGACCAGTCTCAGCCTGGAGATGAGCATACGCCCAGGGGCCGATGTGATTCCCGAGGGAACCTCCGCAGGACCCCACCAGTAAATGCAAAGTTCTCTATTATGCCCGCCTGGCAGAAATTCTCTGATGGGGGCACAGAGACCTCCAAACAGAACACAGAAGCTGAAAGCATTAGAAAAAGACCCATGCTGGGTGCCAGCGAAGAGACAGCACCCCCGCTCCTGGCTGCTGACAGTAATGAGCACCGGAAGGGCGCAGAGAAACTGGAGGTACACCAGGGGCCAACAGATACCACCGAGGGATGCAAATTTGCCAAAGAccttccatctttccttgttCCAAGCCTTCCTTATCCTCCGCAGAAAGTGGCAGCCCATGCAGAACCCATGACCACTTCAGACGGTGAGACCACCAGTGGTACAGGAAAGCCAGACTCCGTGATGCCAGGTGGGGAAGAAAAAGCCTCACCTTTTGGAATAAAGTTGAGAAGGACCAACTACTCCTTGCGCTTCCACAGTGACCAACagacagaacagaaaaagaagaaaaggcacaGCAGCACAGGCGACAGTTCTGACGGGGGGCCGCCTGCACCAGGGAGCACAGATGGAGAGAACGAGGCAGAGGCTGTGGCCCTCAAGCATGGCCCGTCCGCCCCCCCAGAGAGGAAACAAGCCCCATCCACCTGGAAGGACTCTGCTGAAAGCCCTTCCAGCCACTCTCCTGCAGCCCAGCCTGGGCCCCCACCTGCCAGCAGCCAGACCCCAGCTCCAGAGCATGACAAAGCAGCAAACAGAATGCCATCGGCACAGAAACCAGCCCTGGCGCCCAAGCCCACCGGTCAGACCCCGCCGTCCTCCCCACTCTGCAAACTGAGCAAGCCCTCCCTGGTAGAGCTGCTGGCTCGCCGGCCGGGGAGGCCTGATCCGGAGCCCAGCGAGCCTTGTGGTGACCCCACGCTGCACTCACCACCACCACCGGCTGAGGAGAGGAAGGCTCAGAGGagggatgaggaggaagaggtgggaaCAGACAGGAAACCTGCTTCCCCAGCTCTGTTTGCTGCCCAGCAAGAGAAGTCTTCCCAAGCACCCGAGGCCGGGAGGAAAG AAAAGCCGGTGCTTCAGAGCAGACACTCTTTAGATGGCTCCAAAGCTGTGGAGAAAGTGGAAACCACGCAGCCACTGTGGATAACGTTAGCACTGCAAAAGCAGAAGGGCTTTCGCGAGCAGCAAGCTACTCGAGAGGAGAGGAAGCAAGCCAGGGAGGCCAAACAGGCAGAAAAGCTCTCCAGGGAGAAC GTCAGTGTCAGCCCACAGCCTGGAAGCAGCAGTGTCAGCAGAGCTGGTTCCCTGCACAAATCCACTGTGCAGCCAGAAGAGAAGAAGCTGGAGACGACAGTGTCCAGGCTGGAGCGCAGAGAACAGCTGAAAAAGGCCAACACTCTTCCTACATCTGTGACAG TGGAGATCTCTGATTCGGCTCCCCCAGCGCCACAGGTGAAAGAAGTCACAAAGAGGTTTTCTTCCCCAGACGCTGCCCCCGTGTCAACAGAACCAGCCTGGCTGGCTTTGGCCAAAAGGAAAGCCAAGGCCTGGAGCGACTGTCCACAGATTATTAAGTAA